One Fusarium poae strain DAOMC 252244 chromosome 4, whole genome shotgun sequence DNA window includes the following coding sequences:
- the NIM1 gene encoding G2-specific protein kinase nim-1 (BUSCO:11320at5125): protein MSSEDKYETLEKIGHGSFGIIRKVRRRTDGFIMCRKEISYLRMSQKEREQLHAEFQILSHLRHPNIVAYYHREHLKVSQDLHLYMEYCGNGDLGRVIKDLALKGQRAQESFVWSIFSQLVMALYRCHYGVDPPEVGSNVLGLTQGNAAAGPKVPAGTMTILHRDLKPENVFLGEDNSVKLGDFGLSKMIKSHDFASTYVGTPFYMSPEICAAEKYTLKSDIWSLGCIIYELCAREPPFNAKTHFQLVQKIKDGKFPALPDVYSPELYQVIKDCLRVNPDRRPDTSELLNLPVVKLMRKEKEVVDLNKSIRLREDSLRKKERDLNERIANMEREKELIREELDSSLRREWEVKARLEIDRLANAEIEQLQNRFEEEVQARVEAELLKKAASYANSRPNSREDEYTTSAGKTDYPHSSVGGSEVEFPSTTDLTEYSIESPEASRETKKTARTPFGRAQTMFVGNPAGTPMDIEMNSPSPIAIASLSLSPRRNGNTKAPTAASGNIFAVNANRSADNSRWDLRDTLSDSEDEDVMPSPTRNIKSSKNPFTSKTRPVLTSQKSAPINRLKSQPSTSGFVSKQVSQPEAPRSPRRLSKIPSAANLQAESNNSSGGGLTRQSSLNRKNNHSDDGLGKVAAKNNIRGRTLVELQQARAGGRPMSAIVMPSTGENVSPKRAFRDRIGAERKSSGDEPVAVWDPERDEMPSPFLVRQRRIARV from the exons ATGTCTTCCGAGGACAAATACGAAACGTTGGAGAAGATTG GCCATGGCTCGTTTGGCATCATCCGTAAAGTCCGTCGCAGGACAGATGGCTTCATCATGTGCCGCAAAGAAATCTCCTACCTCCGCATGTCCCAGAAGGAGCGCGAGCAGCTCCACGCCGAATTCCAAATTCTGTCACATCTGCGACACCCAAACATCGTCGCCTACTACCACCGAGAACATCTCAAGGTCAGCCAGGACTTGCATCTCTACATGGAGTACTGTGGCAATGGAGATCTGGGTCGTGTGATCAAGGACCTTGCGCTGAAGGGTCAGAGAGCTCAGGAAAGCTTTGTCTGGAGCATCTTCAGCCAGCTGGTCATGGCACTCTACCGGTGTCACTATGGTGTCGACCCCCCAGAGGTCGGCTCCAATGTTCTGGGCTTGACGCAGGGAAATGCCGCTGCTGGACCCAAGGTTCCGGCTGGGACCATGACTATTCTACACCGCGACTTGAAACCCGAAAATG TCTTTCTTGGTGAGGACAACTCTGTCAAGCTCGGAGATTTTGGTCTCTCAAAAATGATCAAGTCTCACGACTTTGCCTCCACTTACGTTGGCACCCCTTTCTACATGTCTCCTGAGATCTGTGCTGCCGAGAAGTACACACTCAAGTCCGATATCTGGTCATTAGGCTGCATCATCTACGAACTCTGCGCACGCGAACCTCCTTTCAACGCCAAGACGCACTTCCAACTAGTGCAAAAGATTAAGGATGGCAAGTTCCCCGCCTTGCCCGATGTCTACTCTCCCGAGCTCTACCAGGTCATCAAGGACTGCCTCCGTGTGAACCCTGACCGACGACCTGATACTTCAGAGCTGCTGAACCTGCCAGTGGTTAAGCTGATgagaaaggagaaggaggttgTGGATCTCAACAAATCCATTCGCCTAAGAGAAGATTCTCTTCGTAAGAAGGAAAGGGACCTCAACGAGAGAATTGCCAACATGGAGAGGGAGAAGGAACTCATCCGAGAGGAGTTGGACTCATCACTACGGAGAGAGTGGGAGGTCAAGGCGCGACTCGAGATTGACCGTCTCGCCAACGCAGAGATTGAGCAGCTCCAGAACCGATTCGAAGAGGAAGTTCAAGCACGCGTCGAAGCAGAACTGCTGAAGAAGGCAGCATCATATGCCAACTCAAGACCCAACAGTCGAGAGGATGAGTATACGACATCGGCGGGTAAGACCGACTACCCTCACTCATCCGTTGGCGGCAGTGAAGTTGAGTTTCCCTCAACAACGGATCTTACCGAGTACTCCATCGAAAGCCCCGAAGCGTCTCGGGAGACCAAGAAAACGGCTCGCACACCATTTGGCCGTGCGCAAACAATGTTTGTGGGCAACCCTGCCGGTACGCCTATGGATATCGAGATGAACTCGCCCAGTCCTATTGCGATTGCGTCGCTTTCTCTTTCACCGCGTCGCAACGGAAACACCAAGGCCCCAACCGCAGCATCTGGCAACATCTTCGCTGTTAATGCTAACCGAAGTGCTGACAATTCTCGATGGGACCTCCGCGACACTCTGTCCGAttctgaggatgaggatgttATGCCATCGCCGACACGCAACATCAAGTCTTCTAAGAACCCGTTCACCTCCAAGACTCGCCCTGTTTTGACCTCTCAGAAGTCGGCCCCTATCAATCGGTTGAAATCTCAGCCTTCAACCTCTGGCTTTGTTTCCAAGCAGGTCTCCCAGCCCGAGGCTCCTAGGTCTCCTCGCCGCCTGAGCAAGATCCCCTCCGCCGCAAACCTCCAGGCCGAGAGCAACAACTCCAGCGGAGGAGGCTTGACACGCCAGTCTTCCCTCAACAGGAAGAACAACCACTCGGACGATGGCTTGGGTAAGGTCGCAGCTAAGAACAACATTCGAGGCCGTACCCTTGTCGAGCTTCAGCAAGCTCGGGCTGGTGGCCGCCCCATGAGCGCCATCGTCATGCCCAGCACTGGCGAGAACGTGAGCCCTAAGAGGGCATTCCGAGATCGCATTGGTGCTGAGCGCAAGTCAAGCGGCGACGAGCCCGTGGCC
- a CDS encoding hypothetical protein (BUSCO:9983at5125), translating into MWVLIEHQRYFFSSLLYQIHIRTRYPNLRAPEKLDHWLHKTNKRENGRHTAQSWRDRYVKKLSILGRGELERMAASVSVETLPETRNAVQTERAPNLTERSLQQPAAQQHPKHQQRNDSPEDALVLDPASEHTKETSLPPNTEEVESPIQNSPFFKGPEDREIGKHSFYRDFDIWLDMNEKEVERSRDIEGTLVELFDLAMAINKAPCFPDSGTVDWTIVAKILGFEDPNVYLVNEVERFHRECLEEFIIAVNEFSTDKEEEEEEEEEEDIYEERVKKEEPASGSKAAPEMGLTQEIDWEDGQEEGPPQSYERSSPPVTISGLKRSADRELTSFDNARKRRRYDPDMEIPTTPETELTPDVVPVRNTSPSALVSSQWQDYTGESEASQHLPPLPPLVEESQDLGMSAIPQREILHQSVESLPPEGETMDFTPIPFDLDTGHQERSSASKRRDPAPKSLRHRDSSFTSELTLRRAVPSTKADSKSTTRSTVRRSLPASFNSSRNPTPRKPPPRDNPPRSSDQTNSQEIEKWISHYQLEGFSRRVVVEGLRRTTLTPGKMALLVMKHLSEGHDVPSRHEGIWTDRDDGDLEFSLSVDFSRSPANEKEERDQELAQKAHNRLIKKHGKQRFELRKRFLEAETEKGHGLGR; encoded by the exons ATGTGGGTTCTAAT AGAGCATCAACGCT atttcttttcttcactACTCTACCAAATCCACATAAGAACAAGATACCCCAACCTCAGGGCACCAGAAAAGTTGGACCATTGGCTACATAAGA CTAACAAGCGCGAGAATGGCCGACATACTGCACAATCATGGCGCGATCGCTATGTCAAGAAGTTATCAATCCTTGGCAGGGGCGAACTGGAACGTATGGCAGCCTCTGTATCAGTAGAGACCTTACCAGAAACCCGCAACGCAGTTCAAACGGAGCGGGCGCCCAACTTGACTGAAAGAAGCCTGCAACAGCCTGCTGCTCAGCAACATCCCAAGCACCAACAACGAAATGACAGCCCAGAAGACGCTCTCGTGTTAGACCCAGCATCAGAGCATACGAAAGAGACATCGTTGCCACCAAATACTGAAGAGGTCGAAAGTCCAATCCAGAATTCCCCATTCTTTAAAGGACCCGAAGACAGGGAAATAGGAAAACATAGCTTCTATCGGGACTTTGATATCTGGCTCGATATGAACGAAAAGGAAGTCGAAAGAAGTCGGGATATCGAAGGGACGCTCGTAGAACTATTCGACTTGGCAATGGCTATCAACAAGGCACCTTGTTTTCCAGACAGCGGTACTGTCGACTGGACAATAGTCGCCAAAATTCTGGGTTTTGAAGATCCAAATGTGTACCTGGTCAACGAGGTGGAACGTTTTCATAGAGAATGTCTCGAGGAGTTTATAATCGCCGTAAATGAGTTTAGCACCGacaaagaggaagaggaagaggaagaagaggaggaggatatATATGAAGAACGTGTCAAAAAGGAAGAGCCCGCCTCAGGTTCAAAAGCAGCCCCTGAGATGGGCCTCACTCAGGAAATCGACTGGGAAgatggccaagaagaaggcccgCCGCAAAGCTATGAACGGAGTTCGCCGCCCGTCACTATTTCTGGATTGAAGCGGTCCGCAGACCGCGAGCTCACCTCGTTTGACAAtgcaaggaaaagaaggcgCTATGATCCAGATATGGAGATACCAACAACACCAGAAACCGAACTAACTCCCGATGTGGTTCCCGTGCGAAACACCTCTCCCAGTGCTCTTGTGAGCTCTCAATGGCAAGATTATACCGGCGAAAGCGAAGCTTCGCAGCATCTTCCTCCGCTTCCTCCTCTTGTAGAGGAATCACAGGATCTTGGAATGTCGGCGATTCCCCAACGGGAAATTCTGCATCAATCCGTGGAAAGCCTTCCTCCAGAGGGCGAAACAATGGATTTTACGCCAATACCGTTCGATCTAGACACAGGCCATCAGGAGAGGTCGTCGGCTAGTAAACGTCGCGATCCGGCGCCCAAATCATTGAGACACCGTGACAGCAGTTTCACAAGCGAACTGACCCTCAGACGAGCTGTTCCCTCGACCAAAGCAGACTCAAAATCGACTACCCGATCTACAGTTAGACGCTCTCTTCCCGCATCATTCAACTCATCCCGAAATCCAACTCCTCGAAAGCCACCACCCCGAGACAACCCGCCTCGCAGTTCAGATCAGACTAATTCTCAGGAGATTGAAAAATGGATTTCACACTACCAATTAGAAGGATTCTCACGTCGCGTCGTTGTTGAAGGTCTTAGGCGCACGACTCTTACACCCGGGAAAATGGCGCTTCTTGTCATGAAGCATCTAAGCGAAGGCCACGATGTGCCCTCCCGCCATGAAGGAATATGGACAGATCGTGACGATGGAGACTTGGAGTTCTCATTGAGCGTCGACTTCAGCCGATCTCCCGCCAATGAAAAGGAAGAGCGGGATCAGGAGCTCGCACAGAAAGCCCACAATCGTCTCATTAAAAAACATGGCAAGCAGAGGTTTGAACTAAGAAAGCGCTTCTTGGAAGCCGAAACAGAGAAAGGACACGGCCTGGGTCGTTAG
- a CDS encoding hypothetical protein (BUSCO:1225at5125) — MAALAMPQAPEPLNHSLLDADDGTASADDAPVLEFFVLKQEVNLEVNFRDKRIDGTTDIFLVTFNDKVDDIVLDAADCDIDTENVYVAELREINGDIVEGQKRKTAATYNDPYAKLSHPASWSLRADHHDIRRKRAQSLFSSRKKDVPAEHREFAGCTPVYRSLKVNLRGKAEPDRPRLIIRKSMLSTDSAEKSNKQYKITIPFTTVNPRDGIQFVGVDPLDSRFTHMYTRSSIHPGTASCIFPCVDDHGSRCDWKISIKYPRTLGDALQQALATQQNGNNPDKMQIDGQERASNLVEEDKLREMSVVCSGFLMEETVDPEDDHKKIMTFEPEKKVSAQKLGFAVGPFEHIDLSSEFRTEEDEMKLGMNALKVHAYCLPHRGDWVRNTAAAITMAADFFTFTFARYPFGNFKLCFLDDMVEDTVSFYSMAFISNRLLFPDDIIDTEIDVTRKIVQTLAYQWIGINMIPNTRNDMWLIIGIAHYMTDLFMKKLCGNNEYRFRMKTLSDKLVQVDVDRPSLYDLGAYLHLGEFEMDFMALKAPVIFFILDKRLIKASGGHGLTRILSKMLTKVQIEGSDKATILETEKFRATCEKGAKYRLESFWNQWVYGSGCPRFDVKAKFNKKRLCVELTLNQIQSQTVKRAPLEKDDFLRVVKERRSGVKAGEVQPLFTGPMTVRIHEADGTPYEHILEIREDATRSTKFEIPYNTKYKRLKRTRRMKEKQNVGASMDAENLDDTLLYCLGDVLQTPEEQAQWELIDWDPDTERKMDQESYEWIRVDADFEWSCDMKRTLEPYMYVSQLQQDRDVVAQQDAMLYLTQGPLHPIASGFLTRTLVDRRYFHGIRTMAAEALPRQANIKDLSMLGLRQLMKAFSEMFCHKGTNQPKPNDFSDKRQYNVQCAIIKAIAQVRDANTYKCPLEARQFILDQLLFNNNEDNPFSDHFYIATLVEALATSLIPSKQDDWFAMQNKIPNEEEKQFLEKAIEQIERVLRRDEWTNSYQNVWTIAGLSAKQRLMKADVIPKRYGDFGQYLLDGTRDLIRIKAFEGLIDLGAMLDPTVFSFLTYALITDRSPYVRNKLIEAAASGLAAIAFGEHSKVTKNDPPPDDEEGDLLLVQDSAQEIEARKEMFARKENLDAALKALRREMDQTYGGDERHYSTAMRKALDHPDLGRGEMESMLDLAAMMFEEAGDWVVTLPLPKAWSVERPVQQLSNRLIMKFKAHYKTKPKDPIVQPLPLPTPAPVAPIAAPAEPKRPAPLQKTSSIKINTHKTAPPQRPSVPPQRPSVVAPVQSPKPSQTKGERDTIVASPVLSRQPSASSSSGSKPSWPSEPSSATNIKRPRPDKDEHHTPAPKRPKVEKPFGADSGVPAAKKKKRRMVRLKVTPHRLASVMKDQKKPMSNGRTSLPSGGSRDAPPLLSNSRSDSITAKPARKPLPTGDVVRRPLPGGPASSPPERKISLSTHSNSTPKPKSASPATGTPPPGAPPPQRTKIKIIRKSNPQPPPAP; from the exons ATGGCTGCCCTTGCCATGCCTCAGGCTCCTGAGCCTCTGAATCACTCTCTTTTGGATGCGGATGACGGAACAGCTTCTGCGGATGATGCACCAGTCCTCGAATTCTTTGTTCTCAAGCAAGAAGTCAACCTCGAAGTCAATTTCCGCGACAAGCGCATCGACGGAACAACCGATATCTTCCTCGTAACATTTAACGATAAGGTCGATGATATAGTATTGGATGCCGCCGACTGCGACATCGACACCGAAAACGTCTACGTTGCCGAACTCCGAGAAATCAACGGTGATATCGTCGAGGGCCAAAAGCGAAAGACTGCCGCGACCTACAACGACCCGTATGCGAAGCTATCACATCCCGCAAGCTGGAGCTTAAGGGCCGACCATCACGACATTCGTCGAAAACGCGCCCAGTCTTTATTCAGCAGCCGAAAGAAAGATGTCCCCGCCGAACATAGAGAGTTCGCGGGGTGCACCCCAGTCTATCGATCGCTCAAGGTGAATTTGCGCGGCAAAGCCGAGCCAGACCGTCCGAGACTCATCATCAGGAAGTCGATGTTAAGTACCGACTCAGCTGAGAAATCCAACAAGCAGTACAAGATCACAATACCTTTCACCACCGTGAACCCGCGAGATGGAATACAATTTGTCGGTGTTGACCCCCTGGACAGCCGATTCACGCACATGTACACGCGAAGTTCAATACACCCCGGCACTGCATCTTGTATCTTCCCATGTGTGgatgatcacggatcacggTGCGACTGGAAGATTTCAATAAAGTATCCTCGCACATTGGGTGATGCTCTACAACAAGCACTTGCAACGCAGCAGAATGGCAACAATCCAGACAAAATGCAGATTGATGGCCAAGAACGAGCCTCCAAccttgttgaagaagatAAGCTTCGCGAAATGTCAGTCGTCTGCTCAGGATTCCTTATGGAGGAAACAGTCGACCCTGAGGACGATCACAAAAAGATTATGACTTTTGAGCCTGAGAAGAAGGTGTCCGCCCAGAAGCTTGGTTTCGCTGTAGGTCCTTTCGAGCATATCGATCTTTCCTCCGAATTCCGAACAGAAGAGGATGAAATGAAGCTGGGCATGAATGCACTCAAAGTGCACGCCTACTGCCTACCGCACCGCGGCGATTGGGTTCGCAATACAGCAGCAGCCATCACCATGGCGGCCGATTTCTTTACCTTCACGTTCGCTCGATACCCCTTTGGCAATTTCAAGCTGTGCTTCCTTGACGATATGGTCGAAGATACTGTGTCATTTTATTCCATGGCTTTTATTAGTAATCGCTTGTTATTCCCAGACGACATCATCGACACCGAGATAGATGTCACTAGAAAGATCGTCCAGACGTTGGCTTATCAATGGATCGGCATCAACATGATACCCAATACGAGGAATGACATGTGGCTCATTATCGGCATTGCGCATTACATGACCGACCTTTTCATGAAGAAGCTGTGCGGAAACAACGAATATCGATTTCGGATGAAGACTTTATCTGACAAGCTCGTCCAGGTGGACGTTGACCGACCTTCTCTCTATGATCTCGGTGCTTATCTCCACCTAGGGGAGTTCGAGATGGACTTTATGGCTCTGAAAGCTCCAGTGATTTTCTTCATCCTTGACAAGCGGCTTATCAAGGCTTCAGGAGGACATGGTCTGACCCGCATCCTCTCCAAGATGCTGACAAAAGTTCAGATTGAGGGTTCTGACAAGGCTACTATCCTCGAAACGGAGAAATTCCGAGCAACGTGTGAGAAGGGAGCAAAATACCGACTGGAGAGTTTCTGGAATCAATGGGTTTATGGCTCAGGCTGCCCCCGATTCGACGTCAAGGCGAAATTCAACAAGAAGCGTTTATGTGTTGAGCTTACATTGAATCAAATCCAATCCCAGACGGTCAAGAGAGCCCCGTTGGAGAAGGACGACTTTCTACGTGTTGTTAAGGAACGTCGATCTGGTGTCAAGGCCGGCGAAGTTCAGCCCTTGTTCACCGGTCCAATGACTGTTCGAATACACGAGGCTGATGGAACCCCCTACGAGCACATTCTGGAGATTCGCGAAGATGCCACAAGATCGACCAAATTCGAAATCCCATACAACACAAAGTACAAAAGACTAAAGAGAACCCGGCGTATGAAAGAAAAGCAGAACGTAGGCGCCAGCATGGATGCAGAGAACCTGGATGACACTCTGTTGTATTGTCTGGGTGACGTTCTCCAAACACCTGAGGAGCAGGCCCAATGGGAGTTGATCGACTGGGATCCAGACACTGAACGAAAAATGGATCAGGAATCCTATGAATGGATCCGTGTAGATGCTGACTTCGAGTGGTCTTGCGATATGAAACGGACACTGGAACCATACATGTACGTGTCACAACTGCAACAGGATAGAGATGTTGTTGCCCAGCAGGATGCCATGCTGTATCTCACACAAGGCCCTTTACATCCTATCGCATCAGGTTTCCTTACCAGGACTCTTGTGGATCGCCGTTACTTCCATGGCATTAGAACTATGGCTGCTGAGGCACTACCAAGACAAGCCAACATCAAGGACTTGTCAATGCTTGGTCTTCGACAATTGATGAAGGCTTTCAGCGAAATGTTTTGTCACAAGGGAACAAATCAACCCAAGCCAAACGACTTCTCGGACAAGAGGCAGTATAACGTCCAATGCGCCATTATCAAGGCCATTGCACAGGTCAGAGACGCAAACACATACAAATGCCCGCTTGAAGCCCGTCAATTCATTCTTGACCAACtcctcttcaacaacaatgaAGACAACCCCTTTTCCGACCATTTCTACATTGCGACTCTTGTGGAGGCCCTGGCGACTTCTCTTATCCCTTCCAAACAAGACGATTGGTTTGCCATGCAAAATAAGATCCCCAACGAAGAGGAGAAGCAGTTCCTGGAAAAGGCCATCGAGCAAATTGAGAGAGTTCTTCGCCGGGATGAGTGGACGAACTCGTATCAGAATGTCTGGACCATTGCTGGTCTCAGTGCAAAGCAGCGGCTCATGAAAGCAGATGTGATTCCAAAGAGATATGGTGACTTCGGCCAGTATCTTCTCGATGGCACAAGGGACCTCATTCGTATCAAGGCGTTCGAAGGTTTAATCGACTTGGGGGCTATGCTGGATCCTACAGTGTTTTCGTTCTTGACCTACGCCCTCATTACCGACCGCTCACCGTATGTTCGAAATAAACTCATTGAGGCTGCTGCTTCTGGTCTGGCAGCCATCGCTTTCGGGGAGCACTCGAAAGTCACTAAGAATGACCCTCCCcctgacgatgaagaagggGATCTGTTGCTTGTGCAGGATAGTGCCCAGGAGATTGAGGCACGTAAAGAAATGTTCGCAAGAAAGGAGAACTTGGATGCAGCGCTCAAGGCTCTCCGTAGGGAAATGGACCAAACGTACGGAGGTGACGAACGCCACTATAGTACTGCTATGCGTAAGGCGTTGGATCACCCAGATCTTGGCCGGGGTGAGATGGAAAGCATGCTGGATTTGGCTGCGATGATGTTTGAGGAAGCTGGGGACTGGGTTGTCACACTTCCCTTACCAAAGGCCTGGTCAGTGGAGAGACCTGTGCAACAGCTCTCTAATCGC TTAATAATGAAGTTCAAGGCCCATTACAAGACGAAGCCAAAAGACCCCATCGTTCAACCACTACCTCTCCCAACCCCCGCGCCTGTTGCTCCCATTGCTGCGCCTGCGGAGCCTAAGAGACCCGCGCCTTTGCAAAAGACCTCATCTATCAAAATCAATACGCACAAGACAGCTCCTCCCCAACGGCCGAGCGTGCCGCCTCAACGCCCAAGTGTTGTCGCTCCGGTTCAAAGTCCAAAGCCAAGTCAAACCAAGGGAGAAAGAGACACTATTGTTGCCTCTCCTGTCCTTTCTCGACAGCCAAGcgcttcctcttcatctggCTCAAAGCCTTCGTGGCCATCTGAGCCTTCCTCTGCCACAAATATCAAGCGACCCCGACCAGACAAGGATGAACACCACACTCCAGCACCAAAGCGACCCAAGGTTGAGAAGCCATTTGGGGCCGACTCTGGCGTTCCCGCTgctaagaaaaagaagagacgCATGGTCAGGCTCAAGGTTACACCACATCGCCTTGCCAGCGTGATGAAGGACCAGAAGAAACCCATGAGTAATGGGCGAACGTCACTACCGTCAGGCGGCTCTAGAGATGctcctcctctcctctcaaACTCGAGATCCGATTCGATTACAGCTAAGCCGGCAAGAAAGCCCCTTCCAACAGGTGACGTGGTACGAAGGCCCTTGCCTGGAGGCCCTGCGTCATCACCGCCGGAAAGAAAGATTTCTTTGAGCACACATTCAAACTCAACGCCGAAGCCCAAGTCTGCGAGCCCTGCGACAGGCACACCACCCCCTGGAGCACCACCCCCTCAACGGACGAAGATCAAGATTATCAGAAAGTCGAACCCACAGCCACCGCCGGCTCCGTAG
- a CDS encoding hypothetical protein (BUSCO:29091at5125), producing MASVTRSSRRAEVPHQHHHHSHHHLPSPASVFAHTQGGGGPPGAGRNKRALDAHDRDFDAIKPKKSRITVEVPAKGSHRLRVANIDKEASPARQPTATPTVATATTPKIPSPPTDNATLEPKQEQTLTQHQSKVINGLKHELDRLQPQPSDTNTKEQGRKLRSQEATRFKSELSAYFSDYDEVIGNEPKEQQLFTVETPIVIVDSDARRAVSDNQRAIPQHPNPATEYPVRGYGDALFFNVFDCQQIDLGFLESKNKTVEDPLPDKLFQPIHRRAERLERSVRNAEKGRAQHEKDHIIRLLEGLQGHDWLRVMGVSGVTETKKKTFEPARNHFIKGCQAVLDKYRNYVLEEKKRKMEKDRARAEKEHEDSSIDEDETSDETADGNVSDSASPAKQLQEEAMARSRSSKGSKNRKATPQPPAAKAPRPAKAPPALKPPEPPKEFKSFFAKRYERDSALNRNRRTGRKVMAWGLPIPEIPDVDFDLPEEYRDEDTLKVRARKKRRDRRRSKK from the exons ATGGCTTCCGTCACCCGTTCATCGCGGCGCGCTGAAGTTCcgcatcagcatcatcatcactcgCACCACCACCTGCCATCCCCAGCAAGCGTATTTGCCCACACCCAGGGCGGAGGAGGACCACCAGGGGCAGGGCGCAACAAGAGGGCACTCGATGCACACGATCGCGACTTTGATGCGATAAAGCCCAAGAAATCGCGTATAACAGTAGAAGTTCCTGCAAagggctcccacagactcCGTGTCGCCAATATCGACAAAGAAGCCTCGCCCGCGCGCCAACCTACTGCGACGCCTACAGTGGCGACTGCGACGACACCAAAGATCCCTTCCCCCCCGACCGACAACGCGACATTGGAGCCAAAGCAAGAGCAAACCCTTACACAACACCAGAGCAAGGTCATTAATGGCCTAAAACACGAACTCGATCGGTTACAACCTCAGCCGAGCGATACCAACACAAAAGAACAAGGCCGGAAGCTTCGCTCCCAGGAAGCCACTAGGTTCAAGAGCGAGCTTTCTGCCTATTTCTCTGATTACGATGAGGTAATTGGCAACGAGCCCAAAGAACAAC AACTGTTCACTGTCGAAACGCCGATAGTTATTGTCGACTCTGACGCACGACGCGCAGTTTCAGACAACCAACGCGCCATTCCGCAGCATCCCAACCCCGCAACTGAGTATCCCGTACGCGGATATGGCGATGCATTATTTTTTAACGTCTTTGATTGTCAGCAAATCGACTTGGGATTTTTAGAgtccaaaaacaaaacagtCGAAGATCCTTTGCCAGATAAATTATTTCAGCCAATACATCGTCGAGCTGAGCGACTGGAAAGATCAGTACGCAATGCTGAGAAAGGTCGAGCTCAACATGAAAAAGACCACATTATTCGGCTTCTCGAAGGCCTGCAAGGCCACGATTGGTTGAGAGTCATGGGCGTGAGTGGAGTAACAgaaaccaagaagaagacgttTGAACCCGCTCGCAATCACTTCATCAAGGGTTGTCAGGCTGTCCTTGACAAATATCGGAACTATGTtctggaagagaagaagcgcaagatGGAGAAAGACAGAGCTCGAGCCGAGAAAGAGCACGAAGACTCGAGTATcgatgaagacgaaacaAGCGACGAGACGGCTGATGGCAATGTTAGCGACTCAGCATCACCGGCAAAGCAACTTCAAGAGGAAGCAATGGCAAGGTCTAGATCCTCAAAAGGATCCAAAAACCGCAAAGCGACGCCTCAGCCACCTGCAGCTAAGGCTCCGcgtcctgcaaaggcaccaCCCGCTCTAAAGCCACCAGAGCCGCCTAAGGAGTTCAAGTCGTTCTTCGCAAAGCGATACGAGCGTGACAGCGCTCTAAATAGGAACAGGCGTACAGGAAGAAAGGTAATGGCATGGGGCCTGCCCATTCCTGAGATACCCGATGTTGATTTTGATTTACCGGAGGAATACCGCGATGAAGATACCCTCAAGGTCCGGGCGAGAAAAAAGCGCCGGGATCGAAGACGCAGCAAAAAGTGA